CCACGCGCCGCTCAAGCTCGCGCATGATGTCCGAGCCGAGCTGCTTCTCGCGCTCGTCGTACTGCTCGTGGATGTCGTCCTTGATCGTCTCGGCGATGAACTCGGCGGTGACGCCGGCCCGGTCGCCCGCGGCGTCCTCCAGCTCCTCGATGGTCACCTTCACCGGGTAGAGCTGCTTGAAGGCACCCCACAGCCGGTCGAGGTCCCACTCCTCGGCGAAGCCCTCGACGGTCTCCGCCTGGATGTACGCGTCGATCGTGTCGTCCATGAAGTGGCGGATCTGCTCGTGCAGGTCCTCGCCCTCGAGGACGCGGCGGCGCTCGGCGTAGATGACCTTGCGCTGCCGGTTGAGCACGTCGTCGTACTTCAGGACGTTCTTCCGCGTCTCGAAGTTCTGCTGCTCGACCTGGGACTGGGCGGACGCGATGGCGCGCGTGACCATCTTGTTCTCGATCGGGACGTCGTCCGGGACGTTGGCCATCGCCATGACCCGCTCGACCATCTGCGCCTTGAACAGCCGCATCAGGTCGTCGCCGAGGGACAGGTAGAAGCGGGACTCGCCCGGGTCCCCCTGACGGCCGGAACGACCGCGCAGCTGGTTGTCGATGCGCCGCGACTCGTGCCGCTCGGTGCCGAGGACGTACAGCCCGCCGAGGGACTTGACCTCCTCGAACTCCTCCCTGACCTCCAGCTCGGCCTTCTCCAGGGCGGCCGGAAGCGCCGCGGCCCACTCCTCGACGTGCTCGCCGGGGTCCAGGCCCTGCCTGCGCAGCTCCGCCTCGGCCAGGTCGTCCGGGTTGCCGCCGAGCTTGATGTCCGTACCGCGGCCGGCCATGTTCGTGGCGACCGTCACCGAGCCCTTGCGGCCGGCCTGGGCCACGATCGCCGCCTCGCGCTCATGGTGCTTGGCGTTGAGGACCTCGTGCTGGATGCCGCGCTTGAGCAGTTGCTGCGAGAGGTACTCGGACTTCTCGACCGAGGTGGTGCCGACGAGGATCGGCTGCCCCTTGCGGTGCTTCTCCTCGATGTCGTCCACCACGGCGGCGAACTTGGCGACCTCGGTGCGGTAGATCAGGTCCGACTGGTCCTTGCGGACCATGGGCCGGTTCGTCGGGATCGGCACGACGCCCAGCTTGTAGATCTGCTGGAACTCCGCGGCCTCGGTCATGGCCGTACCGGTCATGCCGGAGAGCTTGTTGTAGAGGAGGAAGAAGTTCTGCAGGGTGATCGTGGCGAGCGTCTGGTTCTCGTCCTTGATGTCCACCCCTTCCTTCGCCTCGATCGCCTGGTGCATGCCCTCGTTGTAGCGGCGGCCGGCCAGGATACGGCCGGTGTGCTCGTCGACGATCATGACTTCGCCGTCGATGACGACGTAGTCCTTGTCCTTCTTGAACAGCTCCTTGGCCTTGATGGCGTTGTTCAGGTAGCCGACCAGCGGGGTGTTCACCGACTCGTAGAGGTTGTCGATGCCCAGCCAGTCCTCGACCTTCGAGACACCGGACTCATGGATGCCGACGGTCCGCTTCTTCTCGTCGACCTCGTAGTCGCCGGTCTCCTCGATGCCCTTCAGCGGGTTGCCCGGCTCGCCCCGGTTCAGGCGCTTCACCAGCTTGGCGAAGTCGCCGTACCACTTGGTGGCCTGGTCGGCGGGACCGGAGATGATCAGCGGCGTACGGGCCTCGTCGACGAGGATGGAGTCGACCTCGTCGACGATCGCGAAGTTGTGGCCGCGCTGGACGAGCTCCTCCTTGGACCACGCCATGTTGTCGCGGAGGTAGTCGAAGCCGAACTCGTTGTTCGTGCCGTACGTGATGTCGCACGCGTACTGCTCGCGGCGCTGCGCGGGCGTCATGTTGGCGAGGATGCAGCCGACGCTCAGACCGAGGAACCGGTGGACGCGGCCCATCATCTCGGAGTCGCGCTCGGCCAGGTAGTCGTTGACCGTGATCAGGTGCACGCCCTTGCCGGACAGCGCGTTCAGATACGCCGGGAGGGTACCGACGAGGGTCTTGCCCTCACCGGTCTTCATCTCCGCGACGTAGCCCAGGTGCAGCGCGGCACCGCCCATGAGCTGGACGTCGTAGTGGCGCTGGCCGAGAACGCGCTTGGCGGCCTCACGGACGGTGGCGAACGCCTCGGGAAGCAGGTCGTCGAGGCTCTCGCCGTCGGCGAAGCGCTCCCTGTACTCGTCGGTGAGGGCCCGCAACTCGGCGTCGGAGAGGTTGACGAAGTCTTCCTCGATGGAGTTGACCTGGTCCGCGATGCGGTGCAGTTTGCGCAGGATCTTGCCTTCGCCTGCACGCATGAGCTTGTTGAAGACGGACACTGAGGTTGGTCTCCTTGCCGGTCGGGCCTGGCACTGGGTCGTGTGGACACGGGCACGGGCACGGCAGGTGGACCCCACCGCATCGGCCATCGTAAGCGAGGACGGCGCCACGCCGGGAGAGCCGCAGTACGCGGGGGACGACTGCCGCGTGTCTGGAGAACGCGCCGACGACCCGGAAAGTGCCGCCGATCTCGAAAAGTGTTCGCACCGCCGACGCAGAGTGACCAGAATTCGGCCATGGAGCCCATCACCCTCACCACGGACCGGCTGCGGCTGAGCCCGTTCGCCCCGGGCGACGCCGAGGAGGTCCGCGCCGCGTGCCAGGACCCCGACATCCAGCGCTGGATCCCGGTCCCCGCGCCGTACGAACTGCGGCACGCCGAGGAGTTCGTCGAGGTCACCGTGCCCGCCGGCTGGCGCGACGACACGGAGTACACCCTCTGCGCGCGTCCGCGCGGCGGAGGCGCCCTGATCGCCTCCGCCAGCCTGCACCACCCGCGCTCGGGCTCCTGGGAGATCGGCTTCTGGACGGCCAGGGAGCAGCGCGGCCGCGGCTACGCGACCGAGGTGACGCTCGCCATGGCCCGCTGGGCGTTCACACGGCTGGACTGCACCCGGCTGGAGTGGCGCGCCGAAGTGGGCAACACGGGCTCGCTCGCCGTGGCCGAGAAGGCCGGATTCACCTTCGAGGGCGTCCAGCGCTCGGGCTTCCACGGCCGGGGCACCCTGCGGGACTGCTGGGTCGCCTCGCTGCTTCCCTCCGACCTGGGGCTGCCGTGTCCGGTCCCCTATCTGCCGGCGAGGTGCGACGTCCCTGCAGGCGGAGGCGTGACGAACGCCACCCCGCCGCGGGCCCCGGCTGCGGGCCCCGGCTCCCCGGCCGCTCCGGCCGGCGCCCCGGCGGGGCACCGGCCGGCGTCCCGAGCGTGACCGGCGCGACCCGGCCATCGGTATCGATGTCGGTGCCGCACTCTAGGGTGCGGAGCATGAACACCGCGCCGCCCGCCGTTGCCGAACTGTCCGCCGACGAGGCCCGCCGTATCGCCCTGCGGGCCCAGGGGTTCCTCGGCGCCCCCGACCGCAGGGCCGGTGTGCGGGGAGTCCTGCGCCACCTCGGCGCCGTGCAGCTGGACACGATCTCCGTACTGGCCCGCTCGCACGAGCTGATCCCCTACGCCCGGCTGGGGGCCGTCGGCCGCGCGGCGGTCGAGAGCGCGTACTGGACCGAGGGGCACGCTTTTGAATACTGGTCCCACGCGGCCTGCATACTCCCCGTCGAGGAGTGGCCCCACTTCGCCTTCCGCCGCCGTGCCTACCGCACGCGGCCGCAGTGGTACCACGACCTGCCGGACGGGGCGTACGAGAGGGTGCTCGGCCGGCTGCGCGCCGAGGGTCCGCTGACCGCCACCGAGCTGGGCGGGGCGAAGAACGGCGGCATCTGGTGGGACTGGTCGGAGGCCAAGGTCGCCGTCGAGCGGGCGCTGATGTACGGCGAGGTGGTGTGCACGGAGCGGCGCGGCTGGAAGCGGGTATACGACCTCGCCGAGCGCGCCATCCCCCACGCCGTCTTCCATGACGATCTGGACGACCGGGAGTGCCTGCGCCGGTTGGTGCGGCTGGCCGGACAGGCGCTGGGTGTGGGCACCCGGGCGGACATCGCGGACTACCACCGGCTGAGGGGCGAGCAGTTCGACTCGGTGGTCGAGGACTCCGGACTGGTGCCGGTCCGCGTCCAGGGCTGGGAGAAGCCGGCGTGGGCCGATCCCGCGGCGCTCGGGACGGAGCCGCGCGGCCGGCACCGGACGACGCTGCTGTCGCCCTTCGACTCACTGGTCTGGGAGCGGGCCCGGACCGAGCGGATCTTCGGCTTCAGCCATCGGCTGGAGGCGTACGTACCGAAGCCGAAGCGTGTGCACGGCTACTTCGCGATGCCGCTGCTGTCCGGCGGGCGGCTGCTGGGGCGGGTCGACCCCGCGCGCGAGGGGACGACCCTGGTCGCCCGACAGGTCTCCCTGGAGACGCCGAAGGCGGTCGGGCCGATGGCTCAGGCGCTGCGGGAAGCGGCTCAGTGGGTCGGCTGCGACGCGGTCCGCGTGGAGCGGGTCGACCGTCCGGAGCTGGCGGCGCCGCTGATCGCCGCCCTCGGCTGAGCCGGCCCGGTCAGCGGATCTCGAGGATCTTCTCGCGCATGGCATAGACCACCGCTTCCATCCTGGAGTGCAGCTGGAGCTTCTCCAGGATGTTGCGGACGTGGTTCTTGACCGTGTTCTCGGAGATGAACAACTCCTTGGCGATGTCACGGTTGTTCATGCCGGTCGCCACCAGTTTGAGGACCTCCAGCTCCCGGTCGGTCAGCCGGGGCGCGGGCACCAGACGGCGCTCGTCGGTGCGCTGGATCATCGACTTGAACTCGGTGAGCAGCTTCGACGCCATCGAGGGGCTGATCTGCGACTGCCCGTCGGCCACCGCGCGGATCGCGGTCGCCACCTCGTCGGTGGAGATCTCCTTGAGGAGGTATCCGGTGGCTCCGGCCTTGATCGCCTCGTAGAGGTCCGCCTCCTCGTCGCTGATCGTCAGCATGATGATCTTCGCACTGGGGGCGACCTCCTTGATGGAGGTGCAGGCCTCGATGCCGCCGCGCTTCGGCATGCGAACGTCCATCAGGACGATGTCCGGCAGCAGATCGGCCGCCTTGTCGACGGCCTCCGCGCCGTCCCCGGCCTCACCGACGACCTGGATGTCCTCCTCCTGGGCGAGGACGATCTCCAGCCCGCGGCGGAAGAGGGCGTGGTCGTCCACGACGAGCACCCGGATCGGCTCCTTGCGGCACCCTTCCCGCGTGCCGTCCTCGCCGCCCGTGACTCCGGCGTCTCCCGGCTGGTGCACCGGGCCGAAGCTGTCCGCCATCGTTCCTCCCCCTGAGGCCGTGGCCTGTGTTGGTCTGCGTTGCGCCAACCGCGGTCCACAGCGCACCGGTTGGCTCGGGTCGCCATGATTCCATGCCGGAGCGACGGCGGGGCGATCCTGAGACGGCACAGGGACGCCCCTGGGGGCGCACAGGCGCTCCCAGGGGCACCGCGGAATGACGGGGTCAGCCGCCGAGCGCACCACCGGCGCCGCTCGACTCGCCTCCGGCGAGGGGGTCGGTCCTCAGGTGGATGACGCCGTAGTCGTAGGCGTGCCGCCGGTAGACGACACTGGGCTCCTTGGTCTCGGAGTCGACGAAGAGATAGAAGTCGTGCCCGACCAGCTCCATTTCGTAGAGCGCCTGGTCGAGCGTCATCGGAGCGGCGACGTGGGTCTTCTCCCGGACCACCAGGGGCCCTTCGCCCCGCACCTCGAGCGGGCCCATCCGGGTCGTCGGGATGGTTTCCGGCGATTCATCGGTGACGGGCTCGCCGCTTCCGTTCAACTGGGCGACGCCCGGCACGACATCGGCGACCTCCGCTGCCGACAGCCGTCCGTTGCCCCTGCGCGTGTGGCGCTTGTCGTGCTGCTTGCGCAGCCGAGCCTCCAGCTTCGCCGTGGCCAGGTCGAGCGCTGCGTACGGGTCGCCTGCCGCTGCTTCCGCCCGGATCACCGGGCCGCGTGAAAGAAGTGTGATCTCCACGCGGTCGGAACGGTCGGCCTGCCGCGGGTTGTGCTCCTTGGACACCTCGACGTCGAGGCTGATCACCTTGCCGTCGAGCTTCTGGATCTTGTCCAGCTTCAGCTTCTCGGCCACGTGCTTGCGGAACCGCTCGGGCACCTCGGTCTTGCGGCCCTTGACGACGATGTCCACGCAGAACTCCGTTCCCGGATCACTCCGCCGTTCAGGTGCGGAGCATCTCCCTTTTGCACCAGGCCCCGGTGTGCACCGGAGCCTCGGACTTGGCGACTTTCACCTCCTCCTCCCCCATGGGCAAGATCGCCACCCCACCGATGTCAAAGATCTGGGCTACTTCAGGAACACCTGACCGCAACTCGGCCATGTATTCGATGCAGGAGAGCGTTCACCGGCCCTCACCACCGAACATAGCTCGCCGGGACCCCGGTCGGCACCCGCTACCAGCGCGTACGTCCATTCGTTCCCTTCCCTCTCCCACCACCTGCAACGTCGGAACGGCCCTGCCGGTTCCGGCCGGTCTCCCACGGCAGAGGCGGCGCGGCGATCACGGCGGCACTCGTCCGGGTGAATCCGCGGACATCTCCGGGGCAGGCGGCACGCAGTGCCCTCGCCGCTTCCGCCAGCGACGCTCCCGTGGTCATCACGTCGTCCACCAGCACGGCCGCGTGGGCGTCGAGCGACCGCACGCCCCCCGGGGCCACCTCCAGTGCCCCGGCCATGTTGTCGAGCCGCTCCCGGGCCGTGAGGCCCGACTGGTCGGCCACCCGCCGGCTGTGGCGCAGCACCGGGACGGCTCTGGCGTACGTCCCCGAGCGCCGCAGTGCCAGGGCCGCCGCGACGGCGATCCGCCGTACCGGGTCGTGTCCGCGCGCCCGTACCGACCGCCGCGCCGACGGCACCGGGACGAGCAGCAGCGGCTCCCGACCCCCTCCTCCATGCAGCGACGCGGCGCCCACGGCCCTCGCGAGCGCGGCACCCAGCGGACGGGCCAGTGCCAGCGCGCCACGCTCCTTGTGGGCGAGCAGCACGGACCGCACCGCCCCCTCGTACCGCGCCGCGGCGTACACCACGGGCAGATCCGCGGGCTCGGGGCACGGCCGCGCGCGCGACGGCGGCCCCGCCAGCCCTTCCGCGCACTCCTCGCACAGCGGCGTA
The Streptomyces tirandamycinicus DNA segment above includes these coding regions:
- a CDS encoding winged helix-turn-helix domain-containing protein; amino-acid sequence: MNTAPPAVAELSADEARRIALRAQGFLGAPDRRAGVRGVLRHLGAVQLDTISVLARSHELIPYARLGAVGRAAVESAYWTEGHAFEYWSHAACILPVEEWPHFAFRRRAYRTRPQWYHDLPDGAYERVLGRLRAEGPLTATELGGAKNGGIWWDWSEAKVAVERALMYGEVVCTERRGWKRVYDLAERAIPHAVFHDDLDDRECLRRLVRLAGQALGVGTRADIADYHRLRGEQFDSVVEDSGLVPVRVQGWEKPAWADPAALGTEPRGRHRTTLLSPFDSLVWERARTERIFGFSHRLEAYVPKPKRVHGYFAMPLLSGGRLLGRVDPAREGTTLVARQVSLETPKAVGPMAQALREAAQWVGCDAVRVERVDRPELAAPLIAALG
- a CDS encoding response regulator, with protein sequence MADSFGPVHQPGDAGVTGGEDGTREGCRKEPIRVLVVDDHALFRRGLEIVLAQEEDIQVVGEAGDGAEAVDKAADLLPDIVLMDVRMPKRGGIEACTSIKEVAPSAKIIMLTISDEEADLYEAIKAGATGYLLKEISTDEVATAIRAVADGQSQISPSMASKLLTEFKSMIQRTDERRLVPAPRLTDRELEVLKLVATGMNNRDIAKELFISENTVKNHVRNILEKLQLHSRMEAVVYAMREKILEIR
- a CDS encoding GNAT family N-acetyltransferase, which encodes MEPITLTTDRLRLSPFAPGDAEEVRAACQDPDIQRWIPVPAPYELRHAEEFVEVTVPAGWRDDTEYTLCARPRGGGALIASASLHHPRSGSWEIGFWTAREQRGRGYATEVTLAMARWAFTRLDCTRLEWRAEVGNTGSLAVAEKAGFTFEGVQRSGFHGRGTLRDCWVASLLPSDLGLPCPVPYLPARCDVPAGGGVTNATPPRAPAAGPGSPAAPAGAPAGHRPASRA
- a CDS encoding ComF family protein, with protein sequence MRWWWGEISGLVLPAVCAGCGRARTPLCEECAEGLAGPPSRARPCPEPADLPVVYAAARYEGAVRSVLLAHKERGALALARPLGAALARAVGAASLHGGGGREPLLLVPVPSARRSVRARGHDPVRRIAVAAALALRRSGTYARAVPVLRHSRRVADQSGLTARERLDNMAGALEVAPGGVRSLDAHAAVLVDDVMTTGASLAEAARALRAACPGDVRGFTRTSAAVIAAPPLPWETGRNRQGRSDVAGGGRGKGTNGRTRW
- the hpf gene encoding ribosome hibernation-promoting factor, HPF/YfiA family, with the translated sequence MDIVVKGRKTEVPERFRKHVAEKLKLDKIQKLDGKVISLDVEVSKEHNPRQADRSDRVEITLLSRGPVIRAEAAAGDPYAALDLATAKLEARLRKQHDKRHTRRGNGRLSAAEVADVVPGVAQLNGSGEPVTDESPETIPTTRMGPLEVRGEGPLVVREKTHVAAPMTLDQALYEMELVGHDFYLFVDSETKEPSVVYRRHAYDYGVIHLRTDPLAGGESSGAGGALGG
- the secA gene encoding preprotein translocase subunit SecA, with amino-acid sequence MSVFNKLMRAGEGKILRKLHRIADQVNSIEEDFVNLSDAELRALTDEYRERFADGESLDDLLPEAFATVREAAKRVLGQRHYDVQLMGGAALHLGYVAEMKTGEGKTLVGTLPAYLNALSGKGVHLITVNDYLAERDSEMMGRVHRFLGLSVGCILANMTPAQRREQYACDITYGTNNEFGFDYLRDNMAWSKEELVQRGHNFAIVDEVDSILVDEARTPLIISGPADQATKWYGDFAKLVKRLNRGEPGNPLKGIEETGDYEVDEKKRTVGIHESGVSKVEDWLGIDNLYESVNTPLVGYLNNAIKAKELFKKDKDYVVIDGEVMIVDEHTGRILAGRRYNEGMHQAIEAKEGVDIKDENQTLATITLQNFFLLYNKLSGMTGTAMTEAAEFQQIYKLGVVPIPTNRPMVRKDQSDLIYRTEVAKFAAVVDDIEEKHRKGQPILVGTTSVEKSEYLSQQLLKRGIQHEVLNAKHHEREAAIVAQAGRKGSVTVATNMAGRGTDIKLGGNPDDLAEAELRRQGLDPGEHVEEWAAALPAALEKAELEVREEFEEVKSLGGLYVLGTERHESRRIDNQLRGRSGRQGDPGESRFYLSLGDDLMRLFKAQMVERVMAMANVPDDVPIENKMVTRAIASAQSQVEQQNFETRKNVLKYDDVLNRQRKVIYAERRRVLEGEDLHEQIRHFMDDTIDAYIQAETVEGFAEEWDLDRLWGAFKQLYPVKVTIEELEDAAGDRAGVTAEFIAETIKDDIHEQYDEREKQLGSDIMRELERRVVLSVLDRKWREHLYEMDYLQEGIGLRAMAQKDPLVEYQREGFDMFTAMMDGIKEESVGYLFNLEVQVEQQVEEIPVQDSAEKTSLTKEDAVPAGAGRPEIRAKGLDAPQRPDRLHFSAPTVDGEGGIVEGDFAHGEAARSESDGMTRAERRKAQKGAGRRRKK